A genome region from Piliocolobus tephrosceles isolate RC106 chromosome 8, ASM277652v3, whole genome shotgun sequence includes the following:
- the LOC111527926 gene encoding uncharacterized protein LOC111527926, which yields MPRSQRKDPGSMKKQGNVMPTEEPSNSPATDPHPKEIQESANRKLSRELTRLILKKVINMEESLEREHKEMRKRVGETYEMITCQKEVLKFNRRVFLELKKSLDEIQNSRWPGRCTRHAPLRREPKETVDFHTCSRSAERTQDSAEKPQGARGAQQRRKSSPTKRVHKLGRSHFHRMHRSQRKDTENMKKQGNGTPPKEPSNSPAADPHPKETEDILERELNIEIIQLMGIMQASFGKEQRKMMEVVTVLQEKIINFSDIPKSNLRTLLKLKKSLDEIQSKLKSFNDRLEQVEEKLSKLET from the exons ATGCCCAGATCTCAAAGGAAGGACCCGGGaagcatgaaaaagcaaggaaatgtgaTGCCTACAGAAGAACCCAGTAATTCTCCAGCAACAGATCCCCATCCAAAAGAAATTCAGGAAAGCGCAAACAGAAAATTGAGCAGAGAATTGACCCGACTGATTCTAAAGAAGGTCATCAACATGGAAGAGTCTTTAGAACgagaacacaaagaaatgaggaaaagagtTGGGGAGACATATGAGATGATTACCTGCCAGAAAGAGGTTTTAAAATTCAACAGAAGAGTATTTCTGGAACTGAAGAAATCATTGGATGAAATACAAA ACTCAAGATGGCCTGGTAGATGCACCCGGCACGCTCCTCTCCGGCGGGAACCGAAGGAGACAGTAGATTTTCACACTTGCAGCAGGTCGGCTGAGAGAACGCAGGATTCAGCCGAGAAGCCACAGGGAGCCCGAGGAGCGCAGCAGAG GAGGAAGTCCTCCCCTACAAAGCGAGTTCACAAACTTGGAAGAAGCCACTTTCACAGGATGCACAGATCTCAACGGAAGGacacagaaaacatgaaaaagcaaggaaatgggaCACCTCCAAAGGAACCCAGTAATTCTCCAGCAGCAGATCCCCAtccaaaagaaacagaagatatttTGGAGAGAGAATTGAACATAGAGATTATACAGTTGATGGGCATAATGCAAGCATCAtttggaaaagaacagagaaaaatgatgGAAGTAGTTACCGTTCTACAGGAAAAAATTATCAACTTCAGTGATATTCCTAAAAGCAACCTAAGGACACTTCTGAAACTGAAGAAATCACTGGATGAAATACAAAGCAAACTCAAAAGCTTCAATGATAgactagaacaagtagaagaaaaactCTCAAAACTTGAAACCTGA